The Brachyspira aalborgi genome has a segment encoding these proteins:
- the fliD gene encoding flagellar filament capping protein FliD, whose protein sequence is MATSEAFLEEVYKNAVDAEVIKRSSTLSNLVDNAKDYQREISAYEDLKYRLDTLASASKELYGFRSPFRNFAGRGEGVPNYFTVTANRMANTTTYDIAIKELAKSEKFSSKAYNMKDKLPAGIIKLKVGEDEYSIDFAGGSLVDLQKAFDKTFGKKAKTTVTQKSKNLQVLTIDLVKTGSKNIAEVISDESGILKELNMFTRRNYRYLGHIFNQELLSKWKDESDNLTTNYMIKNDFLVLKGINKLSMPLHREAEANENITISITARASDTLDDEEETVIPVMPPTVDLSIPDTGIIFDKIDSVKFKDVELYGEGLSPADSSRTFEDIKRYKEALESERREKEGIEAKIPDAIDETGFNSEIIGVKYINKAGDEVEKFFALPTISSSWQRLNIPIGSQFEEGDVITQIVLINKNPKYNIFYKDLLVEDSGKEEDAPNYLISEATDARASIDGIDILSESNEFNDVINGLNIVAIKPTPEAFATTIEINKEGVVDAIVNFVSAYNSLIDFLNDSTQRPLTKEVRNSLDDMNRTDMNDLATTLQISFNPEMSDSDLRKKLFYVGVFSGNTLVGTISQRVKAIVSDSYKTDYGEELALLDQIGINRGNAGEDWNVVKKGFLQIEEEKFMNKIETQMDGVEELFANDTTGDNLPDTGAAYTMNDFITPYSQTRGIVDNSISVAKTRLESNQKRMDSEKERIEQYRQERLASYYRMQSDLKQAERDRKRLEAMQNQNNGN, encoded by the coding sequence CCTCAAAAGAATTATACGGTTTTCGTTCTCCTTTTAGAAATTTTGCGGGCAGAGGCGAAGGCGTTCCAAATTATTTTACAGTTACGGCAAATAGAATGGCAAATACTACAACTTACGATATAGCGATTAAAGAATTGGCAAAAAGCGAAAAATTTTCTTCAAAAGCTTATAATATGAAAGATAAATTGCCTGCGGGAATTATAAAATTAAAAGTCGGAGAAGACGAATATTCTATAGATTTTGCGGGCGGAAGTTTGGTAGATTTGCAAAAAGCTTTTGACAAAACATTTGGAAAAAAAGCAAAAACTACGGTGACTCAAAAATCGAAAAATTTGCAAGTTTTGACAATTGATTTAGTTAAAACAGGCTCAAAAAATATTGCCGAAGTTATAAGCGATGAATCGGGAATATTAAAAGAATTAAATATGTTTACAAGAAGAAATTATAGATATTTGGGGCATATTTTTAATCAAGAACTTTTAAGCAAATGGAAAGACGAATCGGATAATTTAACCACAAATTATATGATAAAAAATGATTTTTTAGTTTTGAAAGGTATAAATAAATTATCGATGCCTTTGCATAGAGAAGCGGAAGCAAACGAAAATATAACGATTTCAATAACTGCAAGAGCGTCCGACACTTTAGACGATGAGGAAGAAACCGTTATTCCCGTAATGCCGCCAACTGTTGATTTGTCGATACCAGACACGGGAATTATATTCGATAAAATAGACAGCGTTAAATTTAAAGATGTAGAATTATACGGAGAAGGTTTATCGCCAGCCGACAGTTCGAGGACTTTTGAAGATATAAAAAGATATAAAGAAGCGCTTGAAAGCGAAAGAAGAGAAAAGGAAGGAATTGAAGCGAAAATTCCAGATGCGATAGACGAAACAGGATTTAATTCTGAAATTATCGGCGTAAAATATATAAATAAAGCGGGAGACGAGGTTGAAAAATTTTTTGCTTTGCCTACAATAAGTTCTTCTTGGCAGAGATTAAATATTCCGATTGGAAGCCAATTTGAAGAGGGCGATGTTATAACTCAAATAGTTTTGATAAATAAAAATCCTAAATATAATATTTTTTATAAAGATTTATTAGTTGAAGATTCGGGAAAAGAAGAAGATGCTCCAAATTATTTAATATCGGAAGCGACAGACGCGCGAGCTTCTATAGACGGAATAGATATTTTAAGCGAAAGCAATGAATTTAACGATGTTATAAACGGACTCAATATAGTCGCTATAAAACCTACGCCCGAAGCATTTGCCACGACTATAGAAATTAATAAAGAGGGAGTTGTTGACGCTATAGTTAATTTTGTAAGCGCTTATAATTCTCTTATAGATTTTTTGAACGATTCTACTCAAAGACCTTTAACTAAAGAAGTTAGAAATTCTTTAGACGATATGAATAGAACGGATATGAACGATTTAGCCACTACTTTACAAATAAGTTTTAATCCTGAAATGAGCGACTCCGATTTAAGAAAAAAATTATTTTATGTCGGAGTGTTTAGCGGAAATACTTTAGTAGGAACGATTTCGCAAAGAGTTAAGGCTATAGTTTCGGATTCTTATAAAACCGATTACGGCGAAGAATTGGCTTTATTAGACCAAATAGGAATTAATAGAGGAAATGCGGGCGAGGATTGGAATGTAGTAAAAAAAGGATTTCTTCAAATAGAAGAAGAAAAATTTATGAATAAAATTGAAACTCAAATGGACGGAGTAGAAGAATTATTTGCAAACGATACTACGGGAGATAATTTGCCCGATACGGGAGCCGCTTATACTATGAACGATTTTATAACTCCGTATTCGCAAACAAGAGGAATAGTAGATAATAGCATTTCCGTTGCAAAAACGAGATTAGAAAGCAATCAAAAACGAATGGATAGCGAAAAAGAAAGAATAGAACAATATAGACAGGAAAGACTCGCTTCTTATTATAGAATGCAATCCGATTTGAAACAGGCTGAAAGAGACAGAAAGAGATTAGAGGCTATGCAAAATCAAAATAACGGTAATTAA
- a CDS encoding Rpn family recombination-promoting nuclease/putative transposase: MIKEVIKTNDFFVRFFFGSKGNEDLLLSFINAIMIDSNFATFKLVEILNPFNLKDKIDNKESIVDLKAITENGAIVIIEIQTYSTKNFFERTLYYWSKNYSSVLKKGKGYEELKPVISINLVNDFLFDKTDNRMHTCYLLKEKKSNKILTDHIQLHYVELPKFNKKSNIKKELRNWILFLKSNKEEDMSQLLKEDTIFEKAINKYNYFTDNKDLLNEYDRREAYLIYQDSLMRGAKKDGFDEGIEEGIKRGIKEGEKNKAISMAKSMKAKNMDINFISEITGLTIKEINKL, encoded by the coding sequence ATGATAAAAGAAGTAATAAAAACTAATGACTTTTTTGTCCGATTCTTTTTCGGAAGTAAAGGGAATGAGGATTTACTATTAAGTTTCATTAACGCTATAATGATAGATTCAAATTTTGCTACTTTTAAATTGGTAGAAATTTTAAATCCGTTTAATCTTAAAGATAAAATAGATAATAAAGAAAGCATTGTAGATTTAAAAGCAATCACAGAAAATGGAGCTATTGTTATAATTGAAATTCAAACTTATTCGACTAAAAATTTCTTTGAGAGAACGCTTTATTATTGGAGTAAAAATTATTCAAGCGTTTTGAAAAAAGGCAAGGGATATGAAGAGCTAAAACCTGTTATAAGCATTAATTTAGTAAATGATTTTCTTTTTGACAAAACCGATAACAGAATGCATACTTGTTATTTACTAAAAGAGAAAAAGAGTAATAAAATTCTAACCGACCATATACAATTACATTATGTAGAGCTTCCGAAGTTTAACAAAAAGAGCAACATTAAGAAAGAATTAAGGAATTGGATTTTATTTTTAAAATCTAACAAGGAGGAAGATATGTCTCAATTATTAAAAGAGGATACGATTTTTGAAAAGGCGATAAATAAGTATAATTATTTTACGGATAACAAAGATTTATTAAATGAATATGACAGGAGAGAGGCTTACTTAATTTATCAAGATAGTTTAATGAGAGGAGCTAAAAAAGACGGATTTGACGAAGGAATAGAAGAAGGCATTAAAAGAGGAATAAAAGAAGGCGAAAAAAATAAAGCAATCTCAATGGCAAAATCAATGAAAGCAAAAAACATGGATATTAATTTTATAAGCGAAATAACAGGATTAACCATTAAAGAAATAAATAAACTATAA
- a CDS encoding FkbM family methyltransferase, with the protein MTSKTIDNIVWFIPFRKLRDNIRDYMNFIYNLNKPLKAWDGATHFRKEIKNDANFYQKYLNLIKNLDKESVEIVIGILSKITNYNNIEDDIYFSHKESKRLNDLYEEFNNKIIKINEELFIYDKYILPKNQFEFEAFYGKYGMDYVKNLNQVKNKNIIDAGGYIGDSAIVFSDYTDKNVYSFEPFLQNYNLMLKTIELNKKNNIIPVNMALGNENKEISIYSNSDTANSGLSVETKQSDINSFENKVKMVTLDSYVKENNIEVGLIKTDLEGFEQPFLKGAIETIKEQKPVLIISIYHNYSDFFEIKPMLENLNLGYKFRIIKNRLNKVIAENKLLAEV; encoded by the coding sequence ATGACTTCAAAAACTATTGATAATATCGTTTGGTTTATTCCATTTAGAAAATTAAGAGATAATATTAGAGATTATATGAATTTTATATACAACTTAAATAAACCGCTAAAAGCTTGGGATGGAGCTACTCATTTTAGAAAAGAAATAAAAAATGACGCTAATTTTTATCAAAAATATTTGAATTTAATTAAAAATTTAGATAAAGAAAGCGTAGAAATTGTTATTGGAATATTATCCAAGATTACAAATTATAATAATATTGAAGACGATATTTATTTTTCGCATAAAGAATCGAAAAGATTAAACGATTTATACGAAGAATTTAATAACAAAATAATAAAAATAAATGAAGAATTATTTATATACGATAAATATATTTTACCAAAGAACCAATTTGAGTTTGAAGCTTTTTACGGAAAATACGGAATGGATTATGTAAAAAATTTAAATCAAGTTAAAAATAAAAATATTATAGACGCAGGCGGTTATATTGGAGATTCTGCAATAGTATTTTCTGATTATACCGATAAAAATGTTTATAGTTTTGAACCATTTTTACAAAATTATAATCTGATGTTAAAAACTATAGAATTAAATAAAAAGAATAATATTATTCCCGTAAATATGGCGCTTGGAAATGAAAATAAAGAAATAAGTATTTATTCAAATAGTGATACAGCCAATAGCGGACTTTCGGTAGAAACAAAACAATCTGATATTAATAGCTTTGAGAATAAAGTAAAAATGGTAACTCTCGATAGTTATGTGAAAGAAAATAATATTGAAGTCGGCTTGATAAAAACCGATTTGGAAGGTTTTGAACAGCCATTTTTGAAAGGAGCGATTGAAACTATAAAAGAACAAAAACCCGTTTTAATAATAAGCATATATCATAATTATAGCGACTTTTTTGAAATAAAACCAATGTTGGAAAATTTAAATTTGGGTTATAAGTTTAGAATAATAAAAAACAGATTAAATAAAGTAATTGCGGAAAATAAATTATTAGCGGAAGTTTAA
- the obgE gene encoding GTPase ObgE: MKQFIDVVNFEIEAGHGGAGCVSFRREAHVPMGGPDGGNGGDGGDVIVIVDARINSFGKIKSRKKFKARDGESGRARLSDGKKGDNVIIRVPIGTVIYNEETENIIADLTEDGQSETIARGGKGGKGNKFYATSTNQAPDYAQHGLDGDKLNIRLEVKLIADIGLVGMPNAGKSSLLARLTRANPKIASYPFTTLTPNLGVCYLDYERSFIIADIPGIIEGASEGAGLGLTFLRHIERTGALVFVIDITDEDINETYLKLRKELKLYSKELIKKKSIIILNKTDMLEKKEIEEKIKSVKKVINKEYKNNKENYFEIPEVFAISVFSLDEEELEKITNALYKANELRYFETKKNYKEPLLLNNKKLKTKRVFGPVLSKRLGNSLGIDVIPHKTCSYNCIYCQLGSEENTITDLTNYYSVDEIIYELKEALLNNKNIDYITFTGSGEPTLYKDLKKLIYEIKQITDIPVCVITNGSLLYKQEMRSNLLLADLIIPSLDAGNEETFKLIDNPNKEIDFDKMVEGLIEFKKVFKGEYWLEIFLLKDINDNEDELDDIIKIVKKIKPDRIQLITATRRVANEKAKALSDEELKKIKKYFNSKCDIEIDIPNISENHKGNTRILTEEDIVNFLIRQPDTAYIIAKSFNENERKVKELLDLLIKKNKVREEIVNGVVSYAVNI; the protein is encoded by the coding sequence ATGAAACAATTTATAGATGTCGTTAATTTTGAAATCGAAGCGGGACATGGCGGAGCTGGATGCGTTAGCTTTAGAAGAGAGGCGCATGTCCCAATGGGCGGTCCCGATGGAGGAAACGGAGGAGACGGAGGCGATGTAATTGTAATTGTTGATGCGAGAATAAATAGTTTTGGAAAAATAAAAAGCAGAAAAAAATTCAAAGCGAGAGATGGCGAGTCGGGTAGGGCAAGATTAAGCGATGGAAAAAAAGGCGACAATGTAATAATAAGAGTTCCAATCGGCACGGTAATTTATAACGAAGAGACTGAAAATATAATTGCAGATTTAACTGAAGACGGACAGAGCGAAACTATTGCAAGAGGAGGAAAAGGTGGCAAGGGAAATAAATTCTACGCTACTTCTACAAATCAAGCGCCCGATTATGCTCAACATGGTTTAGACGGAGATAAATTAAATATAAGACTTGAAGTGAAATTAATCGCCGATATTGGACTTGTCGGAATGCCTAATGCGGGAAAATCGAGTTTGCTTGCAAGATTAACGAGAGCAAATCCTAAAATTGCATCGTATCCTTTTACGACTCTTACGCCAAATTTGGGAGTTTGTTATTTGGATTATGAAAGAAGTTTTATAATCGCAGATATTCCTGGAATTATAGAGGGAGCGAGCGAAGGAGCGGGATTAGGACTCACATTTTTAAGACATATTGAGAGAACGGGAGCTTTAGTTTTTGTAATCGATATAACTGACGAAGATATTAACGAAACTTATTTAAAATTAAGAAAAGAATTAAAATTATATAGCAAAGAATTAATAAAAAAGAAATCAATAATTATTTTGAATAAAACCGATATGCTTGAAAAAAAAGAAATTGAAGAGAAAATTAAAAGCGTAAAAAAAGTTATAAATAAAGAATATAAAAATAATAAAGAAAATTATTTTGAAATTCCCGAAGTATTTGCGATATCTGTTTTTAGTTTAGATGAAGAAGAATTGGAAAAAATTACAAACGCTTTATATAAGGCAAACGAATTAAGATATTTTGAAACTAAAAAAAATTATAAAGAGCCTTTATTATTAAATAATAAAAAATTAAAAACAAAAAGAGTATTTGGTCCCGTTCTTTCAAAGAGACTTGGAAATTCTTTGGGAATAGATGTAATTCCTCATAAAACTTGTTCTTATAATTGCATATATTGTCAATTAGGTTCTGAAGAAAATACTATAACCGATTTAACAAATTATTATTCCGTTGATGAAATAATTTACGAATTAAAAGAGGCTTTGCTTAATAATAAAAATATCGATTATATAACTTTCACGGGTTCGGGAGAGCCTACTTTATATAAAGACTTGAAAAAACTTATTTACGAAATAAAGCAAATAACAGATATTCCCGTATGCGTAATAACTAACGGTTCTTTATTATACAAACAGGAAATGCGTTCAAATTTGCTTTTGGCAGATTTAATTATTCCATCGCTTGATGCGGGAAATGAAGAAACTTTTAAATTGATAGATAATCCTAATAAAGAAATTGATTTTGATAAAATGGTTGAAGGATTAATTGAATTCAAAAAAGTATTCAAAGGCGAATATTGGCTTGAAATATTTTTACTTAAAGACATAAACGATAACGAAGACGAACTTGACGATATAATAAAAATTGTAAAAAAAATTAAACCCGACAGAATTCAGCTTATAACGGCGACAAGAAGAGTGGCAAATGAAAAAGCTAAAGCGTTATCTGACGAAGAGCTTAAAAAAATAAAAAAATATTTTAATTCAAAATGCGATATTGAAATCGATATTCCAAACATTTCTGAAAATCATAAAGGAAATACGAGAATATTAACCGAAGAGGATATTGTCAATTTTTTAATTCGCCAACCTGATACGGCATATATTATAGCTAAAAGTTTTAATGAAAACGAAAGAAAAGTTAAGGAATTGTTGGACTTACTTATTAAAAAAAATAAGGTTAGAGAAGAGATTGTTAACGGAGTTGTTTCTTATGCGGTTAATATTTAA
- a CDS encoding MBL fold metallo-hydrolase, which produces MSELKIDCINLNIYGMNSYIVSADDEAMIIDISKLSFGYEDYDKLLDGKKLKRVIYTHGHFDHISGSDDIRKKYKGVEHCIHSLDYDFFGDATLNASGYFGNGIKWQSPEIKFEDGETFKLKDIEFKVIHTPGHTRGGVCYYTEGHLFCGDTIFANGIGRTDLPTGNYSELENSIMEKLFKLDDETLLYPGHEAYGFKLGQRKKL; this is translated from the coding sequence ATGAGCGAATTAAAAATTGATTGCATTAATCTTAATATTTACGGTATGAATTCTTATATAGTGTCCGCCGATGACGAAGCTATGATTATAGATATTTCTAAATTATCTTTTGGATATGAAGATTACGATAAATTACTTGACGGTAAAAAATTAAAAAGAGTAATTTATACGCATGGGCATTTTGACCATATATCGGGTAGCGATGATATAAGAAAAAAATATAAAGGAGTAGAGCATTGCATTCATAGTTTGGATTATGATTTTTTTGGAGACGCCACTTTGAATGCGAGCGGATATTTTGGAAATGGCATAAAATGGCAATCGCCAGAAATAAAATTTGAAGACGGCGAAACTTTCAAATTAAAAGATATTGAGTTTAAAGTAATTCATACGCCAGGACATACGAGAGGAGGAGTTTGTTATTATACCGAAGGACATTTATTTTGCGGAGACACGATATTTGCCAACGGAATAGGAAGAACCGATTTGCCTACGGGAAATTATTCGGAATTAGAAAATAGCATAATGGAAAAATTATTTAAATTAGACGATGAAACTTTATTATATCCAGGTCATGAAGCTTATGGATTTAAATTAGGGCAGAGAAAAAAATTATAA
- a CDS encoding ribosome assembly cofactor RimP, whose translation MKNNKRIIQKQKEYGRGDKANRRKAGNKNNIRKNETINIIDETILFEKSKNILEKNKIYLLNLKVGAIKDNKKIYAVIFKKKENISHSHCIEATKIIQQIIKSEGYDEGDYTITVSSAGFRWKIENRFELFEDMPVKIKYKNEDKIITEGGILKEAKEDYIILELENEIKKTIKIKDIIKARLNC comes from the coding sequence ATGAAAAATAATAAAAGAATTATTCAAAAACAAAAAGAATACGGAAGAGGAGATAAAGCAAACAGAAGAAAAGCTGGCAATAAAAATAATATTAGAAAAAACGAAACGATTAATATAATAGACGAGACAATATTATTTGAAAAAAGCAAAAATATATTGGAGAAAAATAAAATATATTTGCTTAATCTTAAAGTCGGAGCTATAAAAGATAATAAAAAAATATACGCCGTGATTTTTAAGAAAAAAGAAAATATTTCGCATAGTCATTGTATAGAGGCTACTAAAATAATTCAGCAAATAATAAAATCCGAAGGATATGACGAAGGCGATTATACGATTACCGTTTCAAGCGCGGGCTTTAGATGGAAAATCGAAAATAGATTTGAACTTTTTGAAGATATGCCTGTAAAAATAAAATATAAAAATGAAGATAAAATTATAACGGAAGGCGGAATATTAAAAGAAGCGAAAGAAGATTATATTATTTTAGAATTAGAAAATGAAATTAAAAAAACAATAAAAATTAAAGATATTATAAAAGCAAGATTAAACTGCTAA
- the nusA gene encoding transcription termination factor NusA → MFENVGTYLQLLSEEKDISVDLLKEVIESTMILALKKKYGNDTNFHINFDEKNNPTVYRAVIVVENVEDDKKEISLEEAKKLDEDINLGDEVLLLVDHVEEFGRIESTVAKTTFFQKIAELEKNIIYNEFKRRENQLVNGYFQRETRGNIYVNLGKTEGILLRKDQSPREHYSVGDRIRAYIYKVENDRGGHPTIYLTRSKGAFIKKLFELEIPEVADGTIEIKNIVRQPGLKIKMSVISNKPEVDPVGACIGQKGIRIQSIIKEIEGEKIDVVKWSKDIREYIAEAISPAKPIRIIITEPENKEAMIIIPDEQLTLALGKSGYNVKLASQLTGYTFDLKTETDIKSNPELLKDLVPLSQIFSDNSEETEDTASQEENKEVVSNLYSLSGVDKEIIETLINNNINSIEELYSLSAEEIMEKTNLDKDTVDNIINILKEVVTVVESDEEGYETTEEVVEEIEVYECPNCGSTITEDMTKCPKCGVELSFE, encoded by the coding sequence ATGTTTGAAAATGTAGGAACTTATTTACAATTACTTTCAGAGGAAAAAGATATTAGCGTTGACCTTCTTAAAGAGGTTATAGAATCTACTATGATTTTAGCCTTAAAAAAGAAATACGGAAACGATACTAACTTCCATATTAATTTTGACGAAAAAAATAATCCGACTGTTTATAGAGCGGTAATAGTCGTTGAAAATGTAGAAGACGATAAAAAAGAAATTTCTTTAGAAGAAGCTAAAAAACTTGATGAAGATATTAATTTGGGAGACGAAGTTTTATTATTAGTCGACCATGTGGAAGAGTTTGGCAGAATAGAAAGCACGGTTGCAAAAACTACATTCTTTCAAAAAATTGCAGAACTTGAAAAAAATATTATTTATAACGAATTCAAAAGACGAGAAAATCAACTTGTAAACGGATATTTTCAAAGAGAAACGAGAGGAAATATTTATGTTAATTTAGGCAAAACGGAAGGAATTTTATTAAGAAAAGACCAATCTCCAAGAGAGCATTATTCGGTTGGCGATAGAATAAGAGCCTATATTTATAAAGTTGAAAACGATAGAGGCGGACATCCTACGATTTATTTAACGAGAAGCAAAGGCGCTTTTATTAAAAAACTTTTTGAACTTGAAATACCAGAAGTGGCGGACGGAACTATAGAAATAAAAAATATAGTCCGACAACCAGGATTAAAAATAAAAATGTCCGTAATCTCAAATAAGCCAGAAGTCGACCCTGTTGGCGCTTGCATCGGGCAGAAGGGAATTAGAATTCAATCGATTATAAAAGAAATAGAAGGCGAAAAAATCGATGTCGTAAAATGGTCTAAAGATATAAGAGAATATATAGCCGAAGCAATATCGCCTGCAAAACCTATAAGAATAATAATCACAGAGCCTGAAAATAAAGAAGCAATGATTATAATTCCTGACGAACAATTAACTTTAGCGCTTGGCAAAAGCGGTTATAATGTTAAACTTGCATCTCAACTTACGGGTTATACTTTTGACTTAAAAACCGAAACAGATATTAAATCGAATCCTGAATTATTAAAAGATTTAGTTCCTTTAAGTCAAATATTCTCCGATAATTCCGAAGAAACTGAAGATACAGCCTCACAAGAAGAAAATAAAGAAGTCGTAAGTAATCTTTATTCTCTTTCTGGAGTAGATAAAGAGATTATAGAAACTTTAATTAATAACAATATCAATTCTATAGAAGAGCTTTATAGTTTATCTGCAGAAGAAATTATGGAAAAAACAAATTTAGATAAAGATACGGTTGATAATATAATAAATATACTTAAAGAAGTTGTTACGGTAGTAGAATCTGACGAAGAAGGCTACGAAACTACAGAAGAAGTTGTTGAAGAGATTGAAGTTTATGAATGTCCAAATTGCGGTTCTACAATAACGGAAGATATGACAAAATGTCCTAAATGCGGAGTTGAACTCTCTTTTGAATAA
- a CDS encoding class I SAM-dependent methyltransferase gives MICKVCESDKYNKIGEIKGIWKENKNIYQCEKCFLYFIESPSDEEIYLLYKNEYHNSIKNKIFEFAKSKMRYSRCLNQFNFIKANINCDNKKVCEIGAFDGLLLNIFKNNKCEVHGYELNDRAREYAKNKYNIYLKQNFLEDNQKYDIIILSHVIEHFKEPKEILLKIKSMLNENGFIYIEVPNSPLKNQCSYETLIKYLTTTHTVNFNIDNLKTFVENGGFKIIKYQYYDYNVNKNNEKLKISLLEGGFPSFDNLFNFLLIALKTIIYPKSVFINYDDNKNIWSYGENIRIIAKERIFE, from the coding sequence ATGATTTGTAAAGTTTGCGAAAGCGATAAATATAATAAAATCGGCGAGATTAAAGGAATTTGGAAAGAAAATAAAAATATTTATCAATGCGAAAAATGTTTTTTATATTTTATAGAATCTCCAAGCGATGAAGAAATTTATTTATTGTATAAAAACGAATATCATAATAGCATAAAAAATAAAATATTCGAGTTTGCAAAAAGCAAAATGCGATATTCAAGATGCTTAAATCAATTTAATTTTATAAAAGCTAATATAAATTGCGACAATAAAAAAGTATGCGAAATCGGAGCTTTTGACGGATTATTATTAAATATATTCAAAAATAATAAATGCGAAGTTCACGGATACGAACTTAACGACAGGGCGAGAGAATATGCAAAAAATAAATATAATATATACTTAAAACAAAATTTTTTAGAAGATAATCAAAAATACGATATTATAATTCTTTCGCATGTTATAGAGCATTTCAAAGAGCCTAAAGAAATTTTATTAAAAATAAAATCTATGTTAAACGAAAACGGATTTATTTATATAGAAGTTCCTAACTCTCCGTTAAAAAATCAATGTTCTTATGAAACGCTTATTAAATATTTAACAACTACTCATACGGTTAATTTTAATATTGATAATTTAAAAACTTTTGTAGAAAACGGAGGCTTTAAAATAATTAAATATCAATATTACGATTATAATGTAAATAAAAATAATGAAAAACTTAAAATAAGTTTGCTTGAAGGCGGTTTTCCTTCTTTTGATAATCTTTTTAATTTTTTATTAATCGCCTTAAAAACTATAATTTATCCGAAGTCAGTTTTTATTAACTATGACGATAATAAAAATATTTGGAGCTATGGAGAAAATATAAGAATAATAG